A window of candidate division KSB1 bacterium contains these coding sequences:
- a CDS encoding toxin, translated as MIIWDQNKSVKLKLERNIIFEQIAEMILEEEYIDILEHTKRKNQKIFIIEINNYIHAVPFIIDEEDNIVLKTAYPSRKLQKKYRGKK; from the coding sequence ATGATTATTTGGGATCAAAATAAGAGTGTTAAACTTAAACTTGAAAGGAATATTATTTTTGAACAAATAGCCGAGATGATCCTTGAAGAAGAATATATCGATATTTTAGAACACACTAAAAGGAAGAATCAAAAAATATTTATTATTGAAATTAATAATTATATACACGCAGTACCATTTATCATTGACGAAGAAGATAATATTGTACTAAAAACCGCATATCCAAGTAGAAAATTACAAAAAAAATACAGAGGTAAAAAATGA
- a CDS encoding helix-turn-helix transcriptional regulator, with protein sequence MENKYIGSDFDDFLEQEGLFAEVEANAIKRAIACHLAELMQKENISKTDMAKRMNTSRSSIDRLLDPRNESVTLQTLERAALALGKRLEIKFVGAQRSLF encoded by the coding sequence ATGGAAAACAAATATATCGGCAGCGATTTTGATGATTTTTTGGAACAAGAAGGATTATTCGCAGAGGTCGAGGCAAATGCAATAAAAAGAGCAATCGCATGTCATCTTGCAGAATTAATGCAAAAGGAGAATATTTCAAAAACGGATATGGCAAAACGAATGAATACAAGCCGTTCATCAATTGATAGATTACTTGATCCGCGTAATGAATCAGTAACCCTTCAAACTTTGGAGCGAGCTGCTTTAGCTCTAGGCAAACGGCTGGAAATTAAATTCGTCGGCGCTCAGCGGTCACTTTTCTAA
- a CDS encoding type II toxin-antitoxin system RelE/ParE family toxin, which yields MTDLFRLKVVFYKTGSGNEPVREWLQDLTRAEKKNIGEDIKTIQFGWPLGMPLIRKLDSDLWEIRSHLKNRTARVLFTIINDNMILLHGFVKKTQKTPKQDIQLARKRIQDIRSE from the coding sequence ATGACAGATTTATTCCGTTTAAAAGTAGTCTTTTATAAGACTGGATCCGGAAATGAACCAGTAAGAGAATGGCTTCAAGATTTGACTCGTGCGGAAAAGAAAAATATCGGTGAAGATATAAAAACAATACAGTTTGGGTGGCCTTTGGGAATGCCACTAATTCGCAAATTGGATAGTGACTTGTGGGAAATTCGCAGTCATCTAAAAAACAGAACAGCCCGAGTCTTGTTTACTATTATTAATGATAACATGATCCTCCTTCACGGATTTGTCAAAAAAACTCAAAAAACCCCAAAACAAGATATCCAATTAGCAAGGAAAAGAATTCAAGATATTAGGAGTGAATAA
- a CDS encoding CopG family antitoxin, giving the protein MKLDKFEKDIEDNISEYKPVSAKSKKKIDSIIRKSKEKKSINLRINNYDLELLKQKAEQEGIPYQTLISSILHKYLTDQLIEQKDIIKSVQILKYGS; this is encoded by the coding sequence ATGAAACTAGATAAATTTGAAAAAGATATTGAAGATAATATTTCTGAATATAAACCTGTATCTGCAAAAAGTAAAAAAAAGATTGATTCGATTATTAGGAAATCAAAAGAGAAAAAGAGTATAAACTTACGAATTAACAATTATGATTTAGAATTATTAAAACAAAAGGCAGAACAGGAAGGCATTCCATATCAGACATTGATTTCAAGCATCCTGCACAAGTATCTTACCGATCAGTTAATTGAACAAAAGGATATTATAAAAAGTGTTCAAATTTTAAAATATGGCAGCTAA